One genomic region from Bacillus aquiflavi encodes:
- a CDS encoding Stp1/IreP family PP2C-type Ser/Thr phosphatase gives MKAVYMTDRGKIRPHNEDSGGVFINIDKDYLAIVADGMGGHRAGDVASEMTLPTLKEWWKSTKEITTPEIAEQWLKEKINNVNNKLFTHSKNNQECQGMGTTLVAAICTKRFSTIANIGDSRCYILNETGLQQLTEDHSLVNELVRSGQITKEDAEHHPRKNVLLRALGTEDHVETDIKTITFEEDDILLLCSDGLSNKVSDQEINDELMKNISIEEKAANLIKMANDNGGEDNITLVIVEYRDDHELGDEQC, from the coding sequence GTGAAGGCTGTATATATGACAGATAGAGGAAAAATCCGTCCCCACAATGAAGATAGCGGAGGCGTTTTTATTAACATTGATAAAGACTATTTAGCAATTGTAGCTGATGGTATGGGTGGCCACCGCGCAGGTGATGTCGCGAGTGAAATGACGCTTCCAACACTAAAGGAATGGTGGAAATCAACAAAGGAGATTACAACTCCCGAAATTGCAGAACAGTGGTTAAAAGAAAAAATCAACAATGTTAATAACAAACTGTTTACCCATTCAAAAAATAATCAAGAATGTCAAGGAATGGGTACAACACTTGTTGCTGCCATTTGCACAAAACGGTTTTCAACGATAGCAAATATTGGTGACAGCCGCTGCTATATTTTGAACGAAACAGGTCTTCAGCAGCTAACGGAAGATCATTCTCTCGTAAATGAACTCGTACGCTCTGGGCAAATAACGAAAGAAGATGCCGAGCATCATCCGCGGAAAAATGTATTGCTTCGTGCTCTTGGAACAGAAGATCATGTCGAGACAGATATTAAAACGATCACCTTTGAAGAAGATGATATTCTTTTACTTTGTTCTGACGGATTATCTAATAAAGTAAGTGATCAAGAGATTAACGATGAGTTGATGAAAAATATTTCAATTGAGGAAAAAGCAGCCAATTTAATAAAAATGGCTAATGACAATGGCGGAGAAGATAACATTACCCTAGTAATTGTCGAGTATCGTGACGATCATGAATTAGGTGATGAGCAATGTTAA